A single region of the Arthrobacter sp. zg-Y820 genome encodes:
- a CDS encoding sugar transferase: MTEVKDAPARLDLTLPVPFTFPDYKSFTPVRRRLASDSVRETNRYRKILLAFDLAVVTSAVAVAHLTRFGVETQYMSGGGNLNIPYIAVSAGIWAAWAVSLAIYRTRDARIVGTGADEYRRVTSATVVVMGLIAVFCLALQVDIARGYFALAFPIGLGGLLIFRFLLRQWLAGQRRKGRYLSKVIILGKPKDVRYVANQIQRRDGSAYRVIGAALTTPGDKELCVNGKRIPVVADRDTVVGAVRQLRADAVIVAGRMKGGSSYVQKLGWQLEESATQLILTTGLTNVAGPRIHARPVEGLPLMHVELPQYAGGRHMLKRGLDMLLSGGALVALIPVFAVLAVLIRRDSPGPVIFRQERVGRGGEPFEMLKFRSMVQTAEDDLAGLLDRNEGSGVLFKMQHDPRVTSVGRWMRKYSLDELPQLWNVFLGHMSLVGPRPPLPREVAQYGGQVHRRLYIKPGLTGMWQINGRSELNWKDGVRLDLYYVENWSLAGDLIILWRTVQMLRRPVGAY; encoded by the coding sequence ATGACCGAAGTCAAAGATGCCCCAGCCCGGCTCGATCTGACGCTGCCCGTTCCCTTCACTTTCCCCGACTACAAAAGCTTCACGCCCGTGCGGCGGCGGCTGGCCAGTGACAGCGTGCGGGAGACCAACCGCTACCGCAAAATCCTGCTGGCCTTTGATCTGGCAGTGGTGACCTCTGCCGTGGCGGTGGCTCATCTGACGCGGTTCGGAGTGGAAACGCAGTACATGTCCGGCGGTGGAAACCTGAACATTCCCTACATCGCCGTCTCCGCCGGCATCTGGGCCGCCTGGGCGGTGTCGCTGGCCATCTACCGGACCCGCGATGCGCGGATTGTCGGCACCGGAGCCGATGAATACCGGCGCGTCACCAGCGCCACAGTGGTGGTGATGGGGCTCATCGCGGTGTTCTGCCTGGCCCTCCAAGTGGATATTGCCCGCGGCTACTTCGCGCTGGCGTTTCCGATCGGGCTGGGCGGTCTCCTGATCTTCCGGTTCCTGCTGCGCCAGTGGCTGGCGGGGCAGCGGAGGAAGGGCCGGTACCTCTCCAAGGTCATCATCCTGGGCAAGCCCAAGGATGTCCGCTACGTGGCCAATCAAATCCAGCGCAGGGACGGCTCCGCCTACCGGGTCATCGGCGCTGCGCTCACCACCCCCGGCGACAAGGAGCTGTGCGTCAACGGGAAGCGGATTCCCGTCGTGGCGGACCGCGACACCGTGGTGGGAGCCGTGCGCCAGCTGCGGGCCGACGCCGTCATCGTCGCCGGCCGCATGAAGGGCGGCAGTTCCTACGTGCAGAAGCTGGGCTGGCAGCTGGAGGAATCCGCCACCCAGCTCATCCTGACCACCGGCCTGACCAACGTGGCAGGACCCCGGATCCACGCCCGTCCCGTAGAGGGCCTGCCCCTGATGCACGTGGAGCTGCCGCAGTACGCGGGCGGCAGGCACATGCTCAAGCGCGGACTGGACATGCTGCTTTCCGGCGGCGCGCTGGTGGCACTGATTCCGGTCTTCGCGGTCCTCGCGGTGCTGATCCGGCGGGACAGCCCGGGCCCGGTGATTTTCCGCCAGGAACGGGTGGGCCGCGGCGGCGAACCCTTCGAGATGCTCAAGTTCCGCTCCATGGTGCAGACGGCCGAGGATGACCTGGCCGGCCTGCTGGACCGCAACGAAGGCTCCGGAGTGCTCTTCAAGATGCAGCATGACCCGCGTGTCACCTCGGTGGGCCGCTGGATGCGGAAGTACTCGCTGGATGAGCTGCCGCAGCTCTGGAACGTCTTCCTGGGGCACATGTCCCTGGTGGGCCCCCGGCCGCCGCTGCCGCGTGAAGTGGCGCAGTACGGCGGCCAGGTGCACCGCCGCCTCTACATCAAGCCCGGCCTGACCGGCATGTGGCAGATCAACGGGCGGTCGGAACTCAACTGGAAGGACGGCGTACGGCTGGACCTGTACTACGTCGAAAACTGGTCGCTCGCCGGCGACCTCATCATTCTCTGGCGCACGGTGCAAATGCTCCGCCGGCCAGTGGGCGCCTACTAG
- a CDS encoding glycosyltransferase family 4 protein — protein MRIQMHDFSGHPFQAELSRELAARGHFVDHVYSTQYGSGKGTLERTAADSDRLTFSPLTADTPFQKYSAMGRIRFERSYAVAWQKHIRATAPDCIVACNVPLFTLADFRRAAARRKQPWLLWHQDLFSNAISEELSRRLPGPAAFAGRALVRRMEAKVVRSATQVVAIGEEFRQAYRLWGLATDHVTVIPNWAPLDEITPRPRENAWSARHLPAGPELRLLYAGTLGRKHNPLLLAGLLRSALAAGLPARLVVASEGDGIEMLREDVGREPELPVTLLPFQPAAELPDMLGSADVLVTILEPGASRFSIPSKVLSSLAAGRPILGLMPDDNPAAADIRSADGFVGPPTDFGVAGGVGWLRRLHGDPAAVLAAGAKGRELAESRFGIGPITDRFEAALRRAAPGLPEPADLDTLPRLRPAHAAAPRGFLRKVS, from the coding sequence GTGCGCATCCAAATGCATGATTTCTCCGGTCATCCCTTCCAGGCCGAGCTGTCCCGCGAGCTGGCGGCCCGCGGGCACTTTGTGGACCATGTGTACTCGACGCAGTACGGCAGCGGAAAGGGAACGCTGGAACGGACGGCGGCGGATTCGGACCGGCTGACCTTTTCTCCGCTCACCGCGGACACGCCGTTCCAGAAATACAGCGCCATGGGCCGGATCCGGTTCGAACGGTCCTATGCGGTGGCCTGGCAGAAGCACATCCGGGCCACCGCCCCGGACTGCATCGTGGCCTGCAACGTGCCGCTGTTCACCCTGGCCGATTTCCGGCGGGCAGCCGCCCGCCGGAAGCAGCCCTGGCTGCTCTGGCACCAGGACCTCTTCAGCAACGCCATTTCCGAGGAGCTCAGCCGGCGGCTGCCCGGGCCGGCGGCCTTCGCCGGCCGTGCCCTGGTACGCCGCATGGAGGCGAAGGTGGTGCGCTCAGCCACGCAGGTGGTGGCGATCGGTGAGGAGTTCCGCCAGGCGTACCGGCTCTGGGGTCTGGCCACGGACCACGTCACAGTCATCCCCAACTGGGCGCCGCTGGATGAGATCACACCGCGTCCGCGGGAAAACGCCTGGTCGGCGCGGCATCTGCCGGCCGGGCCGGAACTGCGGCTGCTGTACGCAGGAACCCTGGGCCGCAAGCACAATCCGCTGCTGCTGGCCGGGCTGCTGCGGTCGGCGCTGGCTGCGGGCCTGCCTGCACGGCTGGTCGTGGCCTCGGAAGGGGACGGGATCGAGATGCTGCGGGAGGACGTCGGCCGTGAACCGGAGCTTCCGGTCACGCTGCTGCCGTTCCAGCCGGCGGCAGAGCTGCCGGACATGCTGGGCTCCGCTGACGTGTTGGTAACCATCCTGGAACCCGGTGCTTCCCGCTTCTCGATTCCCAGCAAGGTGCTGTCCTCGCTGGCCGCGGGCCGCCCGATCCTTGGGCTGATGCCCGATGACAACCCGGCCGCGGCGGACATTCGGTCTGCGGACGGGTTTGTCGGCCCGCCCACCGACTTCGGAGTTGCCGGGGGCGTGGGATGGCTGCGCCGGCTGCACGGGGATCCGGCTGCGGTCCTTGCCGCGGGCGCAAAGGGACGGGAGCTGGCGGAGAGCAGGTTCGGCATCGGACCCATCACCGACCGCTTCGAAGCGGCGCTTCGGCGCGCGGCTCCCGGACTTCCCGAGCCCGCTGACCTGGACACCTTGCCCCGGCTCCGCCCCGCTCACGCCGCCGCGCCGCGTGGCTTCCTGCGAAAGGTGTCGTGA
- a CDS encoding glycosyltransferase family 2 protein, which yields MLVQTKNEERGIAGCLAALEEFDEVIVVDSNSTDRTAELAKEAGATVINFTWDGKFPQKKQWQLTEVDTRNEWLLMLDADEFPTPELARELRAIAEDPAEIRVAFDLPVAYHFAGVGLQHGHRVVKRSFLRRGMNSFRNIDLLHLPGMGEVEAHYQPEPRGPVGRTTAKLVHNDVDPVRTWFDRHNRYSDWEAFIRTHPDIRGTVRESKSGQGRRFDALPLKPLVFFLYSYVLRRGFLDRRAGFDYALALSMYYWQIGLKSREMQRAQAAAEQVPAHG from the coding sequence GTGTTGGTGCAAACAAAAAACGAGGAAAGGGGAATTGCCGGCTGCCTGGCTGCTCTCGAGGAATTTGATGAGGTAATTGTTGTTGATTCCAACAGCACTGACCGCACCGCGGAACTGGCCAAGGAGGCCGGTGCCACGGTCATCAACTTCACCTGGGACGGCAAGTTTCCGCAGAAGAAGCAGTGGCAGCTCACCGAAGTGGACACCCGCAACGAGTGGCTGCTGATGCTGGACGCTGACGAGTTCCCCACACCGGAGCTGGCCCGCGAACTCCGGGCCATTGCCGAGGACCCCGCCGAAATCCGGGTGGCGTTTGACCTGCCGGTGGCCTACCACTTTGCCGGAGTGGGGCTGCAGCATGGTCACCGCGTGGTGAAGCGCTCGTTCCTGCGGCGCGGAATGAACTCCTTCCGCAACATCGACCTGCTCCATCTGCCGGGCATGGGTGAAGTGGAGGCGCACTACCAGCCGGAACCGCGCGGACCGGTGGGCAGGACCACCGCGAAGCTGGTCCACAACGACGTGGATCCGGTCCGGACCTGGTTCGACCGGCACAACCGCTATTCCGACTGGGAAGCCTTCATCCGCACCCATCCCGACATCCGAGGCACCGTCCGCGAGTCCAAGAGCGGGCAGGGGCGCCGGTTCGATGCCCTTCCGCTGAAACCCCTGGTCTTTTTTCTCTACAGCTACGTACTGCGCAGAGGGTTCCTGGACCGCAGGGCCGGCTTTGACTACGCCCTGGCGCTGTCCATGTACTACTGGCAGATCGGGCTGAAGAGCCGGGAAATGCAGCGCGCGCAGGCCGCCGCCGAGCAGGTGCCCGCCCATGGATAA
- a CDS encoding NAD-dependent epimerase/dehydratase family protein — translation MKKSLVTGAGGFIGGHLVARLLSDGHEVRAVDCKPLDEWYQISEGAENIQGDCSLLETAHEVSRGMQDVYNLAADMGGMGFIENNKALCMLTVLTSTHMLVAARDAGAERFFYSSSACVYAADHQTNADVVALREEDAYPAQPEDGYGWEKLFTERMCRHFQEDYGLQTRVARFHNVYGPEGTWEGGREKAPAALCRKFAHASLTGELDVEIWGDGEQTRSFMYIDDCVRGILEIMNGDSAEPVNLGSAELVSINQMADLLEKISGTVVNRKYKLDAPQGVRGRNSDNTLFRDTYGWEPSISLYDGLERTYAWIQDQVKAQRV, via the coding sequence ATGAAAAAATCCCTAGTTACCGGCGCCGGCGGATTCATCGGCGGCCACCTCGTTGCCCGGCTGCTCAGCGACGGCCACGAGGTGCGGGCAGTGGACTGCAAGCCCCTGGACGAGTGGTACCAGATTTCCGAGGGCGCTGAAAACATCCAGGGGGACTGCTCCCTTCTGGAGACGGCGCACGAGGTCAGCCGCGGAATGCAGGATGTGTACAACCTCGCCGCGGACATGGGCGGCATGGGGTTCATTGAGAACAACAAAGCCCTGTGCATGCTCACCGTCCTGACCAGCACGCACATGCTCGTGGCAGCCCGCGACGCCGGAGCGGAACGGTTCTTCTACAGCAGCTCGGCGTGCGTCTATGCGGCCGACCACCAGACGAACGCCGACGTCGTGGCGCTGCGGGAGGAAGACGCCTATCCGGCCCAGCCCGAGGACGGCTACGGCTGGGAGAAGCTGTTCACCGAACGCATGTGCCGGCACTTCCAGGAGGACTACGGCCTGCAGACCCGGGTGGCCCGCTTCCACAACGTGTACGGCCCGGAAGGCACCTGGGAGGGCGGCCGGGAGAAGGCGCCGGCGGCACTGTGCCGCAAGTTCGCCCACGCTTCGCTGACCGGAGAGCTGGACGTGGAAATCTGGGGCGACGGCGAACAGACCCGCAGCTTCATGTACATCGACGACTGCGTCCGCGGCATCCTGGAAATCATGAACGGCGACTCCGCCGAACCGGTGAACCTGGGATCGGCTGAGCTGGTGTCCATCAACCAGATGGCGGACCTGCTGGAGAAGATCTCCGGCACGGTGGTCAACCGCAAGTACAAGCTGGACGCCCCGCAGGGCGTGCGCGGCCGGAACAGCGACAACACGCTGTTCCGGGACACCTACGGCTGGGAACCGTCCATCTCCCTGTATGACGGCCTGGAGCGGACCTACGCCTGGATCCAGGACCAGGTCAAGGCGCAAAGGGTGTAG
- a CDS encoding SGNH/GDSL hydrolase family protein: MSTRRDDRRTSYSSRRRWPKILGFLGLLLAAGLLTFYAMSQSTEASGAPQPSGTTPAVGKKVPQIDILGDSYVGGSSEGGNGAENWTKVVGSRFYDQGARVELNVMAQPGSGYLARGSTDLVFREAATLRLRPTADVVVVFGSRNDGRQTKEAMYNAATSLYSDIHDIAPQARLVVVGPIWVNGAVPSFITANNAEMKQAAADEGILYIDALAEGWLADADEGLIGADGIHPTDEGHAYLASKIFPVLEEMVQETVPAE; this comes from the coding sequence ATGTCAACTCGACGCGATGATCGCCGAACCTCCTATTCCAGCCGCCGCCGGTGGCCCAAGATCCTTGGATTTTTGGGCCTTCTCCTGGCCGCCGGGCTGCTGACCTTTTACGCAATGTCCCAGTCGACGGAGGCGAGCGGCGCTCCGCAGCCGTCGGGCACCACGCCGGCCGTGGGAAAAAAGGTGCCGCAAATCGACATCCTGGGCGACTCTTACGTTGGCGGCTCGTCCGAGGGCGGCAACGGAGCCGAGAACTGGACCAAAGTAGTGGGCTCGCGTTTTTACGATCAGGGCGCCCGGGTGGAGCTCAACGTCATGGCCCAGCCCGGCTCGGGCTATCTGGCCCGCGGCAGCACCGATTTGGTCTTTCGTGAAGCCGCCACGCTCCGCCTCCGCCCCACCGCCGATGTGGTGGTGGTGTTCGGCAGCCGCAACGACGGCCGGCAGACGAAGGAGGCCATGTACAACGCAGCGACGTCCCTCTACTCGGACATCCATGACATTGCTCCGCAGGCCAGGCTGGTGGTGGTCGGGCCCATCTGGGTCAACGGAGCCGTGCCCAGCTTCATCACTGCCAACAACGCAGAGATGAAGCAGGCGGCGGCCGACGAAGGCATCCTCTACATTGACGCCCTCGCCGAGGGCTGGCTTGCCGACGCCGATGAAGGACTCATCGGCGCCGACGGCATCCACCCCACCGACGAGGGCCATGCCTACCTGGCCTCGAAGATCTTCCCGGTCCTCGAGGAGATGGTCCAGGAGACCGTTCCCGCCGAGTAA
- a CDS encoding acetyltransferase, translated as MLKHQPDGQAPETGPAPQDDGGAPRRRRPPVIDLSRAPGAGEAWGRPRAVVYLWSACELVFVTNPWQISSRLRVAVLRAFGAEIADGVIFRPRTRVKSPWKLHVGARTWIGEGVWFHNQDHVYVGADVVISQETFLTTGSHRVRSDMGLVTSPIRIADGAWITSRCMVLGGSLIGESAVVQPMTLVKGEVGANRVFGAAVPPAELGYRFAPETAAGEARPGERA; from the coding sequence ATGCTCAAGCACCAGCCGGACGGGCAGGCACCGGAGACCGGGCCGGCGCCGCAGGACGACGGCGGTGCGCCGCGGCGCCGTCGTCCTCCGGTGATTGACCTTTCCCGGGCACCGGGTGCGGGTGAGGCGTGGGGCCGGCCGCGGGCGGTGGTGTACCTGTGGTCGGCGTGTGAACTGGTCTTCGTCACCAACCCGTGGCAGATCAGTTCGCGCCTGCGCGTGGCAGTGCTGCGGGCCTTTGGCGCGGAGATCGCCGACGGGGTGATCTTCCGTCCGCGGACCCGGGTCAAGTCACCGTGGAAGCTGCATGTCGGGGCGCGTACCTGGATCGGTGAAGGCGTCTGGTTCCACAACCAGGACCACGTTTATGTGGGCGCCGACGTCGTGATTTCCCAGGAGACGTTCCTGACCACCGGCAGCCACCGGGTGCGCAGCGACATGGGGCTGGTCACCAGCCCCATCCGGATTGCGGACGGTGCCTGGATCACGTCCCGCTGCATGGTCCTCGGCGGATCCCTTATCGGGGAGTCGGCCGTCGTGCAGCCCATGACGCTGGTCAAGGGCGAGGTGGGCGCCAACCGCGTGTTTGGCGCTGCGGTGCCGCCCGCGGAACTGGGCTACAGGTTTGCTCCGGAAACAGCTGCCGGTGAAGCCCGTCCGGGGGAGCGGGCATGA